A part of Meiothermus sp. CFH 77666 genomic DNA contains:
- a CDS encoding PepSY domain-containing protein — protein sequence MTSDKSVGSGISEPTPNRLYLAVWRWHFYAGIYVLPFMVMLALTGLVILFAPQIEDVQYRQMMFVSSQGQMQPHTAQLEAVRRAYPEATLQRFRPTNAPNRSAQVALEQNGRELTVFVNPYTLAVLGEVDNASRWENIATSIHGTLLLQKEVSLPWVGKVNLGDLLIEIAASLMVLLVVTGLYLWWPRDRRGVYGTLIPRFSVRGRTFWKDLHSVPMFWVSGAVLFFALSGLAWTGIWGDRYVQAWNTFPEQMWNDVPKSTQNLESLNRSGEKLVPWNLENSKLPVSGSMAGKDGIPAGTPVNLDTVIQYVRDNGVNYGFWVALPQGKEGVWTVSASSMSRDVTDARKDRTLHIDQYSGKVLADIGWAQYGLGAKAMAAGIALHMGTYGWWSQALNAVFCLLILLASAAAVAMWWIRRPAGVFRLAAPPMPKNLPLWKAAVAIILVMVVLFPAAGATLLLVLLLDFLIVQRIPAIRRALG from the coding sequence ATGACCTCGGACAAATCCGTGGGTTCGGGTATTTCTGAACCCACCCCCAACAGGCTCTATCTGGCCGTCTGGCGCTGGCACTTCTACGCGGGGATTTACGTGCTTCCCTTCATGGTGATGCTGGCCCTCACCGGGCTGGTGATTCTCTTCGCGCCGCAGATTGAAGACGTCCAGTACCGCCAAATGATGTTTGTCAGCAGCCAGGGGCAGATGCAACCCCACACTGCACAACTCGAGGCGGTGCGCCGCGCCTACCCAGAGGCCACCTTGCAGCGTTTTCGACCCACAAACGCCCCCAACCGCTCTGCGCAGGTGGCACTCGAACAAAACGGACGGGAGCTCACGGTTTTCGTGAACCCTTACACCCTGGCCGTGCTGGGCGAGGTAGACAATGCCAGTCGCTGGGAGAACATCGCAACCAGCATCCACGGAACCCTGCTCCTGCAAAAGGAGGTCAGCCTGCCCTGGGTGGGGAAGGTTAACTTAGGCGATCTTCTGATCGAGATCGCCGCCAGCCTGATGGTGTTACTGGTGGTTACCGGGCTCTACTTGTGGTGGCCCCGCGACCGCCGCGGCGTGTATGGAACCCTTATCCCACGCTTTAGCGTCCGCGGGCGCACCTTCTGGAAAGACCTGCACAGCGTGCCGATGTTCTGGGTCTCCGGAGCTGTGCTCTTCTTCGCCCTGAGCGGTCTGGCCTGGACCGGCATCTGGGGCGACCGCTATGTGCAGGCCTGGAACACCTTCCCTGAGCAGATGTGGAACGATGTGCCCAAAAGCACCCAGAACCTGGAAAGCCTTAACCGTAGCGGTGAGAAGCTGGTGCCCTGGAACCTCGAGAACAGCAAGCTGCCGGTTTCAGGTTCTATGGCCGGTAAGGATGGCATTCCCGCCGGAACCCCGGTCAACCTCGACACCGTCATTCAGTACGTGCGGGATAACGGGGTGAACTACGGCTTCTGGGTGGCCTTGCCGCAGGGCAAGGAAGGGGTCTGGACGGTCTCGGCCTCCTCGATGAGCCGCGACGTGACCGACGCCCGCAAGGATCGCACCCTGCACATAGATCAGTACAGCGGCAAGGTGCTGGCCGATATCGGCTGGGCCCAGTACGGTCTAGGAGCCAAGGCCATGGCCGCCGGCATTGCCCTGCACATGGGTACCTACGGCTGGTGGAGCCAGGCCCTGAACGCCGTGTTCTGCCTGCTCATCCTACTTGCCAGTGCAGCCGCCGTGGCCATGTGGTGGATCCGCCGACCGGCAGGGGTCTTTCGCCTGGCCGCACCCCCCATGCCCAAAAACCTGCCCCTCTGGAAAGCTGCGGTGGCGATCATCCTGGTCATGGTGGTGCTCTTCCCGGCGGCTGGCGCGACCCTGCTTT